A genomic segment from Danio aesculapii chromosome 17, fDanAes4.1, whole genome shotgun sequence encodes:
- the hmx3a gene encoding homeobox protein HMX3 isoform X2, protein MPETTQDTCASAKDSPFFIKNLLNSDSKPSKPKPILAPTKAGLDGSFSLSQVGEINFPRFELPTQRFALPAYLERASAWWYPYTLSASAHLHRTEAQKARDSSPTAGTDRDSPELVLKSDPDAKDDEDDNKSGDEIVLEESDTEDGKKEGGMDDWKKSDDGADKKPCRKKKTRTVFSRSQVFQLESTFDMKRYLSSSERAGLAASLHLTETQVKIWFQNRRNKWKRQLAAELEAANLSHAAAQRIVRVPILYHENSASESTNTAGNVPVSQPLLTFPHPVYYSHPIVTSVPLLRPV, encoded by the exons ATGCCCGAAACAACACAGGATACATGTGCTTCAGCGAAAGACTCtccatttttcattaaaaatcttCTCAATTCTGACAGTAAGCCGTCAAAGCCCAAGCCTATTTTGGCACCCACTAAAGCAGGACTTGATGGCAGCTTCTCGCTTTCTCAGGTTGGGGAAATAAACTTTCCTCGCTTTGAGTTACCCACCCAGCGCTTTGCGTTACCGGCTTACCTTGAGCGTGCCTCGGCGTGGTGGTACCCGTACACACTCAGTGCATCCGCGCACCTCCACAGAACAGAAG CACAGAAAGCGAGGGATTCTTCACCGACCGCAGGCACCGACCGAGATTCTCCCGAGCTTGTGCTTAAATCAGACCCAGACGCCAAGGACGATGAAGACGACAACAAAAGTGGCGACGAGATTGTCCTCGAGGAGAGCGACACAGAAGACGGTAAAAAAGAAGGCGGCATGGACGACTGGAAAAAGAGTGATGACGGCGCTGACAAGAAACCTTGCCGGAAAAAGAAAACTCGCACGGTGTTCTCGCGGAGTCAGGTGTTCCAGCTGGAGTCCACCTTCGACATGAAACGCTACCTCAGCAGCTCGGAACGCGCGGGCCTTGCTGCCTCCCTTCACCTCACAGAGACCCAGGTGAAAATCTGGTTTCAGAACCGCAGAAACAAATGGAAACGTCAGCTGGCCGCAGAGCTGGAGGCCGCCAACTTGAGCCACGCAGCAGCGCAAAGGATTGTGAGAGTGCCCATCCTGTATCACGAGAACTCGGCCTCTGAGAGCACCAACACAGCGGGCAACGTGCCCGTAAGCCAGCCGCTGCTCACTTTCCCTCATCCGGTTTACTACTCGCACCCCATCGTCACCTCCGTGCCCCTCCTCAGACCGGTTTGA
- the hmx3a gene encoding homeobox protein HMX3 isoform X1, whose protein sequence is MPETTQDTCASAKDSPFFIKNLLNSDSKPSKPKPILAPTKAGLDGSFSLSQVGEINFPRFELPTQRFALPAYLERASAWWYPYTLSASAHLHRTEAAQKARDSSPTAGTDRDSPELVLKSDPDAKDDEDDNKSGDEIVLEESDTEDGKKEGGMDDWKKSDDGADKKPCRKKKTRTVFSRSQVFQLESTFDMKRYLSSSERAGLAASLHLTETQVKIWFQNRRNKWKRQLAAELEAANLSHAAAQRIVRVPILYHENSASESTNTAGNVPVSQPLLTFPHPVYYSHPIVTSVPLLRPV, encoded by the exons ATGCCCGAAACAACACAGGATACATGTGCTTCAGCGAAAGACTCtccatttttcattaaaaatcttCTCAATTCTGACAGTAAGCCGTCAAAGCCCAAGCCTATTTTGGCACCCACTAAAGCAGGACTTGATGGCAGCTTCTCGCTTTCTCAGGTTGGGGAAATAAACTTTCCTCGCTTTGAGTTACCCACCCAGCGCTTTGCGTTACCGGCTTACCTTGAGCGTGCCTCGGCGTGGTGGTACCCGTACACACTCAGTGCATCCGCGCACCTCCACAGAACAGAAG CAGCACAGAAAGCGAGGGATTCTTCACCGACCGCAGGCACCGACCGAGATTCTCCCGAGCTTGTGCTTAAATCAGACCCAGACGCCAAGGACGATGAAGACGACAACAAAAGTGGCGACGAGATTGTCCTCGAGGAGAGCGACACAGAAGACGGTAAAAAAGAAGGCGGCATGGACGACTGGAAAAAGAGTGATGACGGCGCTGACAAGAAACCTTGCCGGAAAAAGAAAACTCGCACGGTGTTCTCGCGGAGTCAGGTGTTCCAGCTGGAGTCCACCTTCGACATGAAACGCTACCTCAGCAGCTCGGAACGCGCGGGCCTTGCTGCCTCCCTTCACCTCACAGAGACCCAGGTGAAAATCTGGTTTCAGAACCGCAGAAACAAATGGAAACGTCAGCTGGCCGCAGAGCTGGAGGCCGCCAACTTGAGCCACGCAGCAGCGCAAAGGATTGTGAGAGTGCCCATCCTGTATCACGAGAACTCGGCCTCTGAGAGCACCAACACAGCGGGCAACGTGCCCGTAAGCCAGCCGCTGCTCACTTTCCCTCATCCGGTTTACTACTCGCACCCCATCGTCACCTCCGTGCCCCTCCTCAGACCGGTTTGA